The DNA region ACGATATTGAAACTTCAAATTTCGGAAGAATCGTTGTTAAATTTTATCGACCAGGCAAATGGAGTTATTCTGAAGTTTTGGAAGAACATCAATTTTTATCTGAACTATCTTCAGAAGAAATACCGGTTCTCACTCCTATTACAATTCAAGGAAAAACATTGTTTGAATGGTCTGGAATATATTTTGCCATTTGGCCCCTTCGAAACGGTAGGATTGTTGAAGAAATAGCCGGTGGTGATTTGGAAAGAGTAGGGGCTCTATTAGGACGAATCCATTCTATTGGGAAACGAACTAATTCTAAAAATAGACCTGTGTTAGATATCCCTTCCTATGGTTTAAAATCTTTAAACTTCATTTTAGATAAAAAACTAATACCAAATAATAATTTAGCAGAGAGATATAAATCTACCGCACTTAGATCTTTCGAAATTTTTGAATCACTTGTAAAAGAATATCAAATTCCTTTTCAGCGAATTCACGGTGATTGTCACAAAGGCAATTTACTCATTTCCCAAGAAGGATTTAGTATTTTGGATTTTGATGATTTCCAAACGGGCCCGATTGTTCAGGATTTTTGGATGTTACTGCCATTAGGTGAAAAAGATAGGCAAAATGATTTGTTCCAATTTTTACAAGGTTATACAATGTTTGCAGACTTTGATGAAAATTGGTTACAATTAGTAGAACCACTTCGTATTGTCAGGTATGTTCATTATGCTGCTTGGATTGCTAAACGTTGGGAAGATCCATCTTTTCCATCTTTGTTTCCTCATTTCGGTTCAGAAGAATATTGGTTAAAAGAAACTTTGGATTTGGAATCCGCTAAAAGAGATTTAGAGGAACAATCATTCGAAGGTATGTCTAATCCAAATGATTCGGAGCCAGAAATGACAAACAAAGATTTTTTTTGGGATTGGGAAAACTGAAATCATTATCCAATTATATGTGATAAGGCTACGGCAAGTGCATGGGAAACGTTTAAAGAATCGATATTGTTTTTCATAGGTATGTAAACTAATTCGTTGGATAAGTTCAGAATTGTTTCTTCTATTCCATCCGCTTCATTTCCCACTACTAATACAAATTTGTTTTGTTTTCCAATCTCATAAATGGATTTTGTTTTAGATAACAAATCCTCTCTATCTTTTGGAAGAGATAGGGACAAAATTGTATGTCCAGATTTTTGTAAGTTATTTATAGTTTCAGCTAAATTAAAAATTTTTACTAATTGAATTTGGAAAAGTGATCCCATGGACACTCTTACACTTCTACGTAAATAAGGAGACGCTGATTTCGAATCAAATAGGATTGATTGAATTCCAAAAGCCGCTGCCGTACGAAGTATTGATCCGATATTTTCGCTATCAACTATGGAGTTTACGAGTAACATCGGTGATTTACATTCAGATTGGGAACTCCACTTTTGAGTTCCCAATGCCATAAATCCTTGGTGAACAGAAAAACCAATGGTTTTTTCAAAAACAGTTTTTTCCGCAACAAAACATTTGTTAATGTCATCTAACTTGGATTCGATTAAACTTCTATGTTTTTCCCAGTATCGTGGCATACAAAATACTGATTCCACGGGGAGACTTGAATTCAGCAAACGAACAGCTGTTTTTTCATGGT from Leptospira congkakensis includes:
- a CDS encoding serine/threonine protein kinase; its protein translation is MDINHSFYQLTPDSILNAIESLGYEPTGRFYPLNSVENRVYDIETSNFGRIVVKFYRPGKWSYSEVLEEHQFLSELSSEEIPVLTPITIQGKTLFEWSGIYFAIWPLRNGRIVEEIAGGDLERVGALLGRIHSIGKRTNSKNRPVLDIPSYGLKSLNFILDKKLIPNNNLAERYKSTALRSFEIFESLVKEYQIPFQRIHGDCHKGNLLISQEGFSILDFDDFQTGPIVQDFWMLLPLGEKDRQNDLFQFLQGYTMFADFDENWLQLVEPLRIVRYVHYAAWIAKRWEDPSFPSLFPHFGSEEYWLKETLDLESAKRDLEEQSFEGMSNPNDSEPEMTNKDFFWDWEN
- a CDS encoding TrmH family RNA methyltransferase, which produces MQIIQSPLDPRLSAYHLLKAKEDPTDTFIADHEKTAVRLLNSSLPVESVFCMPRYWEKHRSLIESKLDDINKCFVAEKTVFEKTIGFSVHQGFMALGTQKWSSQSECKSPMLLVNSIVDSENIGSILRTAAAFGIQSILFDSKSASPYLRRSVRVSMGSLFQIQLVKIFNLAETINNLQKSGHTILSLSLPKDREDLLSKTKSIYEIGKQNKFVLVVGNEADGIEETILNLSNELVYIPMKNNIDSLNVSHALAVALSHIIG